In Poecilia reticulata strain Guanapo linkage group LG17, Guppy_female_1.0+MT, whole genome shotgun sequence, the following proteins share a genomic window:
- the LOC103479510 gene encoding uncharacterized protein LOC103479510 has translation MLNGVALRSQIASVVDALAKAAVAEIFKVVEDGMVVLRLEMCQREDEIERLKSSMEVLHGELRAARQAETHRLEHRGGDESQRGVGDEKILVEKGPSVENHSMSSAPEAQHKGGLVKEGNKDGRGQLDRPVEGSLYGGGHWRPGVPKEAGSSSSEYLTLGQNSLSCLSEPSLDGGLVLSCSSSGGFPQSPFSRGLLGYNQYRNTVRRRTVKRLMFKKGFICPYCGKCFERAGHLERHKRIHTGEKPYRCDICGRRFNQKCSLKEHMKIHRRGLQTRPGEVQMSQQIPIPQVNPCMDQHRPEEVSQVKADDNQTKSEEVLPTSVQVKSEPVEENITGPQLHVENNQADGMCENITSVDQGSQLWASRLQNNPTEFLNSSSQNMSSFPAITQLLQPPEETSYSNFSVRGKMYGQLKASTVPQTPYGCSGSVIISSNPGLQDATEASNHLRERKNRPFRVLKPKKCFVCTYCGKVFERAGHLERHLRIHTGEKPYGCHICGRCFNQKSSLKGHMKTHRNGTTTDMLEAHHLMFSVSDNQLMESYMETSNGPTAADEPFPAPAYAHSIKEEPLAVKLEPSDENFLSVSQVGTDNRAAAADKSLLWTSAVEESNDSPDQPVCVLLQDVKYHLSSPAGGASEQQGFTSPIKDLAFIDNKAKEDPFSAVGLQQRTSNPSHDLAGRDFCSESGEGVNQDGVYEFTLRASDSFEDSCSADPARQNYICSSCGQSFDSFHIFQEHQCEKLPEQPLSCEMCGKTFNQLSILKLHLKLHAIIDTLCKNGGIYTFFFLPASNIQSVNMASCVPFQTQLSSIMEVLVKAAVAQISKLVDDKCAFLHLEISRKQSENEMLKRKLLLMESKNAQLQRGFENYMDRGTDLGRNVSHPIRDLKFPEIERSSVSFTIKEESPDEALWISDSAAAIGTAVPYPAQESQQVIHPDVTRLKPAEFSSPFSSGHPPVDISSLQFTVKTEKEEDRLSFRQDGCQHRVGKQTPTAVDYPVDERESQLWSSIIEGNEIDAGFPDFSSVVEEYSSSFSEHSDATNMASNTSKSPGVQEPCNGVYGAEYQKDAQLSHFQPRAQDKQKEQLFLQRSSSHAAQLGPPQEERQREAGAEDGANAAQPPNPFTTSCFYTHAPQKPVSRGYACSQCGKSFSRLHQFKLHQQSHRRKRTFWCSVCGKSFQCSSHLSIHHRTHTGEKPYGCGQCGKRFTQQSSLRVHQRTHSGERPYSCSQCGKSFIMMHHLKRHRIIHTYS, from the exons ATGTTGAACGGTGTGGCTCTGCGCTCCCAGATCGCCTCCGTGGTTGATGCCCTGGCCAAAGCAGCTGTGGCAGAGATCTTCAAAGTTGTGGAGGACGGCATGGTGGTGCTGCGGCTGGAGATGTGCCAGCGGGAGGATGAGATCGAGAGGCTGAAGAGCAGCATGGAGGTCCTGCATGGAGAGCTGCGGGCGGCGCGGCAGGCGGAGACCCACCGGCTGGAGCACCGCGGAGGAGACG AAAGCCAGAGGGGTGTTGGAGATGAGAAGATCTTGGTTGAGAAGGGTCCCTCTGTTGAAAACCACAGCATGTCGTCTGCACCTGAAGCGCAACATAAAGGTGGACTTGTGAAGGAGGGAAACAAGGATGGCAGAGGACAGCTGGACAGGCCAGTGGAAGGGTCTCTATATGGAGGCGGGCACTGGAGGCCAGGGGTGCCAAAGGAGGctggaagcagcagctctgaataCTTAACTTTAGGCCAAAACTCCTTGTCGTGTCTCTCCGAGCCTTCGTTGGATGGCGGGCTTGTtctgtcctgcagcagctctggcGGGTTTCCGCAGAGCCCCTTCAGCCGCGGCCTGCTGGGCTACAACCAGTACAGGAACACGGTGCGCAGGCGGACGGTGAAGAGGCTGATGTTCAAGAAAGGTTTCATCTGTCCGTACTGCGGCAAGTGCTTCGAGCGAGCCGGACACCTGGAGAGGCACAAGAGGATTCACACGGGTGAGAAACCGTATCGCTGCGATATCTGCGGACGGCGGTTCAACCAGAAGTGCAGCCTAAAGGAGCACATGAAGATTCACAGAAGAG gtCTTCAGACGAGACCAGGAGAGGTCCAGATGAGCCAACAAATCCCAATCCCACAGGTGAATCCATGTATGGACCAGCATCGGCCTGAAGAGGTCAGCCAGGTGAAGGCCGACGATAACCAAACAAAGTCTGAAGAAGTTCTGCCAACATCCGTTCAGGTCAAATCTGAGCCGGTCGAGGAAAATATTACAGGACCGCAGCTGCATGTGGAAAACAATCAGGCTGACGGCATGTGTGAAAACATAACATCAGTGGATCAAGGCAGCCAACTGTGGGCATCCAGGTTACAGAACAATCCGACAGAGTTTCTGAACAGCTCGTCGCAGAACATGTCTTCCTTCCCTGCCATTACTCAGTTACTCCAGCCACCAGAGGAAACTTCTTACAGCAACTTTTCCGTTCGAGGAAAAATGTACGGACAGCTGAAAGCCTCCACCGTCCCTCAGACGCCTTACGGGTGCTCGGGGTCGGTCATCATCTCCAGTAACCCCGGCTTGCAGGACGCGACGGAGGCCTCGAACCACctcagagagaggaaaaaccGGCCGTTTCGAGTTCTGAAACCAAAGAAATGCTTTGTCTGCACCTACTGCGGGAAGGTGTTTGAGCGAGCCGGACACCTGGAGAGACACCTGCGGATTCATACTGGGGAGAAACCGTACGGCTGCCATATCTGCGGGAGGTGCTTCAACCAGAAGAGCAGCCTCAAAGGTCACATGAAGACTCACAGAAACG gGACGACGACAGACATGCTGGAGGCCCATCACCTGATGTTCTCAGTGTCCGACAATCAGCTGATGGAGAGCTACATGGAAACCAGTAACGGACCAACAGCGGCGGACGAGCCGTTTCCCGCCCCGGCGTACGCTCACTCCATCAAAGAGGAGCCGCTGGCGGTGAAGCTGGAGCCCAGCGACGAAAACTTCCTCTCCGTGTCTCAGGTGGGGACGGACAACAGAGCCGCAGCAGCAGACAAAAGTTTACTGTGGACGTCTGCAGTGGAGGAAAGCAACGACAGCCCAGATCAACCGGTCTGCGTACTTTTACAAGATGTGAAGTACCACCTCAGTTCTCCTGCAGGGGGAGCCAGTGAGCAGCAGGGCTTCACCTCACCCATAAAGGATTTGGCTTTTATAGACAACAAAGCAAAGGAGGATCCATTTTCGGCTGTGGGATTGCAGCAAAGGACTTCAAATCCAAGTCACGATCTGGCTGGAAGGGATTTCTGCTCGGAGAGCGGCGAGGGCGTGAACCAAGATGGCGTCTACGAGTTTACCCTGAGAGCCTCGGACAGCTTCGAGGACAGCTGCAGCGCAGACCCCGCCAGACAGAACTACATCTGCTCCAGCTGTGGGCAAAGCTTTGACAGTTTCCATATTTTCCAGGAGCATCAGTGTGAGAAACTCCCAGAGCAGCCGTTAAGCTGCGAGATGTGCGGAAAAACTTTCAACCAGCTGAGCATCCTGAAGCTGCACCTTAAGCTACATGCTA TTATCGATACATTGTGTAAAAACGGAGGAatttacacctttttttttttacctgcttcCAACATTCAATCTGTGAACATGGCTTCGTGCGTTCCCTTCCAGACACAGTTATCCTCAATAATGGAGGTCCTGGTGAAGGCAGCAGTGGCACAAATCTCCAAGCTGGTGGATGACAAATGTGCCTTCTTGCATCTGGAAATATCCCGCAAACAAAGCGAGAATGAGATGCTGaagaggaagctgctgctgatggagaGCAAGAATGCGCAGCTGCAGCGGGGATTCG aaaactaCATGGATCGAGGGACTGATTTAGGAAGAAACGTTTCACATCCCATTAGAGACTTAAAG tttCCTGAGATTGAAAGATCCAGTGTTTCCTTCACAATTAAGGAAGAAAGTCCAGATGAGGCGCTGTGGATCAGTGATTCTGCTGCAGCCATTG GTACTGCTGTCCCGTATCCTGCTCAGGAGAGCCAGCAGGTCATCCATCCAGATGTTACCAGACTCAAGCCTGCAGAGTTCAGCAGCCCGTTCAGCTCCGGCCACCCGCCAGTCGACATCAGCAGCCTCCAGTTCACAGTGAAgacagagaaggaggaggacCGGCTGTCCTTCAGACAGGACGGATGCCAGCACCGCGTGGGGAAGCAGACCCCCACCGCCGTCGACTATCCCGTGGACGAGCGGGAAAGTCAGCTTTGGTCATCGATCATCGAAGGGAATGAAATCGACGCCGGGTTTCCTGATTTCTCCAGCGTGGTGGAGGAATATTCCAGCTCTTTCTCTGAGCATTCGGATGCCACGAACATGGCGTCCAACACCAGCAAGTCGCCCGGCGTCCAGGAGCCGTGCAACGGGGTGTACGGCGCCGAGTATCAGAAGGACGCGCAGCTGTCGCATTTCCAGCCCCGAGCGCAGGACAAGCAGAAGGAGCAGCTGTTCCTGCAGCGGAGCAGCTCCCACGCCGCCCAGCTGGGCCCGCCGCAGGAGGAACGGCAGAGGGAGGCGGGCGCCGAGGACGGAGCGAACGCCGCCCAGCCGCCTAACCCTTTCACCACCAGCTGCTTCTACACTCACGCCCCCCAGAAACCCGTTTCCCGCGGCTACGCCTGCTCCCAGTGCGGCAAGTCCTTCAGCCGCCTGCACCAGTTCAAGCTGCACCAGCAGAGCCACAGGAGGAAACGCACGTTCTGGTGCAGCGTGTGCGGAAAGAGCTTCCAGTGCTCGTCCCACCTCAGCATCCACCACCGGACGCACACGGGGGAGAAGCCGTACGGCTGCGGACAGTGCGGGAAGCGCTTCACGCAGCAGAGCAGCCTGCGGGTGCACCAGCGCACGCACAGCGGCGAGCGACCGTACAGCTGCTCGCAGTGCGGGAAGTCCTTCATCATGATGCACCACCTGAAGCGACACAGGATCATCCACACCTACAGCTGA
- the LOC103479513 gene encoding zinc finger protein 415-like, which produces MSFPSAFSTQVAAIMDVLAKAAVAEITMLVEEGSVALRLEVSRRDSEIQELRSNLKRTEAELRKAQEAAARRATAEKQVQTAAAAGQEPWRDTEKHPEIVGDYPELKTAVSFCETRVSPDVKQEPEGELRFDEATEHAATDAPDRGDPIWPACGVFEKSSVAVQEQSQMFPCNDMRSTYLPSGKEGEDVCFNVPVKEELSVLVESVYKDDLLPGVIRDDCMESGGPSAASLYAQAESSGSNEEIINRKMNCRPKRLMTAWRGNQSVYICSVCNKSFLRLSQLEEHKSTHQASKPFRCLECGKSFTQKTRLKTHQRVHTGERPFSCSICGKKFSRQDNCLRHERFHSGLKPFSCRQCGKSFTVLGNLKIHQVIHLRGR; this is translated from the exons ATGTCTTTCCCCTCAGCTTTCAGTACGCAGGTGGCCGCCATCATGGATGTTCTGGCCAAAGCTGCGGTGGCGGAAATAACGATGCTGGTGGAGGAGGGCAGCGTGGCTCTGCGGCTGGAGGTGAGCAGGAGGGACAGCGAGATCCAGGAGCTCCGGAGTAACCTGAAGAGGACGGAGGCTGAGCTCCGGAAAGCTCAGGAAGCGGCTGCAAGGCGAGCTACAGCCGAGAAACAGGTGCAGACCGCAGCAGCGGCGGGTCAGGAACCGTGGAGAG ATACGGAGAAACATCCTGAAATTGTCGGGGATTATCCTGAACTAAAAACTGCGGTTTCATTCTGCGAGACTCGCGTCAGCCCAGATGTGAAGCAGGAGCCAGAAGGTGAACTTCGGTTCGATGAAGCAACCGAGCATGCAGCGACGGACGCACCGGATCGAGGCGACCCCATCTGGCCGGCTTGTGGAGTGTTTGAGAAAAGCTCTGTTGCAGTTCAGGAGCAATCACAGATGTTTCCATGTAATGACATGCGGAGTACATATTTACCTTCGGGAAAGGAAGGAGAAGATGTTTGCTTTAATGTGCCGGTGAAAGAAGAGCTCTCTGTACTTGTTGAGTCCGTTTATAAAGACGATTTGCTTCCTGGTGTCATTCGGGATGATTGTATGGAGTCTGGAGGGCCGTCGGCAGCTTCACTTTATGCACAGGCAGAATCCTCTGGATCAAATGAAGAGATTATCAACAGGAAAATGAACTGCAGACCAAAAAGGCTTATGACCGCATGGCGAGGGAATCAGAGCGTCTACATCTGCTCGGTGTGCAACAAGAGTTTCCTCCGCTTGTCTCAGCTGGAGGAGCACAAGAGCACCCACCAGGCCTCCAAACCTTTCAGGTGCCTCGAATGCGGGAAGTCGTTCACCCAGAAGACCCGGCTGAAGACGCACCAGCGGGTCCACACGGGGGAGAGGCCGTTCAGCTGCAGCATCTGCGGGAAGAAGTTCTCCAGGCAGGACAACTGCCTGAGACACGAGCGCTTCCACAGCGGGCTGAAACCGTTCAGCTGCAGGCAGTGCGGGAAGAGCTTCACCGTGCTGGGAAACCTCAAAATCCACCAGGTGATCCACCTGCGTGGACGGTAG